One genomic segment of Methanothermococcus okinawensis IH1 includes these proteins:
- a CDS encoding redox-regulated ATPase YchF produces the protein MAILGLVGKPNVGKSTLFNAMTEKVADIGNYPFTTINPNIGTSFVTSPCPCKELGVQCNPNNSKCINGIRYIPVEIIDVAGLVPEAHKGKGMGNKFLDDLRQADAFIVVVDASGKTDLEGNPTENHNPVEDVKFLLDELDMWIYGILTKNWDKLSRKAHQQKNTAKLIAEQLSGLNISEEQVINAICNLNDNPTKWTDDELLNLAKTLRKLSKPMLIAANKADYPGAEENIKKLKEAFKDYIVIPTSAEIELALKRAEKAGIIKYDRANNDFEIISESLNDAQKNALNYMKEYLKKHNGTGIQELLNRAYFDLLNMIVVYPVEDENKYCDKKGNVLPDAYLVKKGTTAKDLAFKIHTDIGNKFIYAVDARKKIRIGADHELKDGDIIKIVSAA, from the coding sequence ATGGCAATATTAGGACTTGTAGGAAAACCAAATGTAGGAAAATCAACTTTATTCAATGCAATGACTGAAAAAGTCGCAGATATTGGAAATTATCCATTTACAACAATAAACCCAAATATTGGAACATCATTTGTAACTTCCCCATGCCCCTGTAAAGAGTTGGGCGTTCAATGTAATCCAAACAATTCAAAATGTATTAACGGTATAAGATACATACCTGTTGAAATAATAGATGTTGCTGGGCTTGTCCCAGAAGCACATAAAGGAAAAGGTATGGGAAATAAGTTTTTGGATGATTTAAGGCAGGCTGATGCTTTTATAGTGGTTGTAGATGCAAGCGGTAAAACTGATTTAGAAGGTAATCCAACCGAAAATCACAACCCCGTGGAAGATGTTAAATTTTTATTGGATGAGCTCGACATGTGGATTTATGGGATACTTACTAAAAACTGGGATAAACTATCAAGAAAGGCCCATCAACAAAAAAATACTGCAAAATTAATTGCAGAACAATTAAGCGGTCTTAATATCTCAGAAGAACAGGTTATAAATGCTATTTGTAATTTAAACGATAACCCTACAAAATGGACTGATGATGAGCTATTAAATTTAGCAAAAACCCTTAGAAAACTTTCAAAACCTATGCTTATAGCTGCAAACAAGGCAGACTATCCCGGTGCAGAAGAGAATATTAAAAAATTAAAAGAAGCCTTTAAAGATTATATTGTAATACCCACATCGGCGGAGATAGAGCTCGCATTAAAAAGGGCTGAAAAGGCAGGCATTATTAAATACGACAGAGCTAATAATGATTTTGAAATAATAAGTGAATCATTAAATGATGCACAGAAAAATGCCTTAAACTATATGAAAGAATACTTAAAAAAACATAATGGAACAGGCATACAGGAACTCCTAAACAGGGCATATTTTGACCTATTAAATATGATAGTAGTTTATCCCGTAGAAGATGAAAACAAATACTGCGATAAAAAAGGAAATGTTCTTCCAGATGCTTATTTAGTAAAAAAAGGAACTACTGCAAAGGATTTAGCATTTAAAATACATACCGATATAGGAAATAAATTTATATATGCCGTTGATGCAAGAAAGAAGATAAGAATCGGTGCAGACCACGAATTAAAAGATGGAGATATAATAAAAATCGTATCTGCGGCTTAA
- a CDS encoding NOL1/NOP2/sun family putative RNA methylase: MIAEGKVEERKIIETQYIRVNTLKTTPKELKDRLKNKEVKLEDTFLDYMFKVKGAPFSMGATPEYLFGYYYLQSISSTIPALVLNPYENDVVLDMCSAPGGKTTHLSQLMNNKGVIIANEINRKRMRSLKSNIYRMGIVNTILLNMDALRLKKFNMLFDKILLDAPCTGNPIKDKNRVVSKRDIRYCALRQKNMLNVGIDMLKEGGEIVYSTCSPEIEENEEVIEYILNTRRDVELIDIGEFKDNLKGINVIDGELNGTLKVIPPDEPFFIAKLRKI, from the coding sequence ATGATAGCAGAAGGAAAAGTAGAAGAAAGAAAAATAATTGAAACACAGTATATTAGGGTAAATACATTAAAAACCACTCCAAAAGAGTTAAAAGATAGGCTGAAAAATAAAGAGGTGAAGTTGGAAGATACATTTTTAGATTATATGTTTAAAGTTAAAGGAGCTCCTTTTTCAATGGGTGCTACACCAGAATATCTCTTTGGATATTATTATCTGCAAAGTATATCATCCACAATTCCAGCATTGGTGCTGAATCCTTACGAAAATGATGTTGTTCTTGATATGTGTTCAGCTCCTGGTGGAAAAACAACTCATTTATCTCAATTAATGAATAACAAAGGGGTTATAATAGCGAATGAGATAAATAGGAAAAGAATGAGAAGTTTAAAATCCAATATTTACAGAATGGGCATTGTAAATACTATACTATTAAATATGGATGCATTGAGGTTAAAAAAATTTAATATGCTATTTGATAAAATATTGTTGGATGCTCCATGCACGGGAAATCCAATAAAAGATAAAAATAGGGTAGTTAGTAAAAGAGATATAAGATATTGTGCTCTTAGGCAGAAAAATATGTTAAATGTTGGTATCGATATGTTAAAAGAGGGCGGGGAGATTGTATATAGCACCTGCTCACCTGAGATTGAAGAAAATGAGGAAGTAATTGAATATATATTAAATACTCGAAGAGATGTTGAATTAATTGATATTGGAGAATTTAAGGATAATTTAAAAGGTATAAATGTTATTGATGGAGAATTAAACGGAACTTTAAAGGTAATTCCCCCAGATGAGCCGTTTTTTATTGCAAAATTAAGAAAAATATAA
- the rtcA gene encoding RNA 3'-terminal phosphate cyclase, translating to MDNDIVIIDGSYLEGGGQIVRTAVSLSAITQKPVRIINIRKKRKNRGLAHQHVACIKAVKKLCNAEVDGLYVSSETLEFYPNKVVSKDFKIDVETAGSVSLVIQTLLPLALVIDKPVNVIIKGGTNVKNAPPIDYVKNITLDILSKMGYCGNVDIIKRGFYPEGGGEVKLKIRPSTLKPVDLVELTNNKYVEGIVFNQNLDESISKRIRKSATDVLMKNGYMANIKIENTKGISTGVGIFLKCGTVGAQCLGERGLRSEMVGKIAVENLLSEIKTGMALDKYMGDQIIPFLYYSKSTVGVSEITNHTLTNIYVVERFLDVKFNISKYCKNNCNGYLIKCDENKQ from the coding sequence ATGGACAACGATATTGTTATCATAGATGGCAGTTATTTAGAAGGGGGAGGTCAAATCGTTAGAACAGCGGTTTCACTATCTGCAATAACACAAAAACCTGTTAGAATAATAAATATAAGAAAAAAACGGAAAAATAGAGGGCTTGCTCATCAACATGTGGCATGCATTAAGGCAGTTAAAAAACTGTGCAATGCTGAGGTAGATGGTCTTTATGTGAGCTCTGAAACTTTGGAGTTTTATCCAAATAAGGTAGTTTCAAAGGATTTTAAGATAGATGTTGAAACAGCGGGTAGTGTTTCATTGGTAATACAGACACTTTTACCTTTGGCTCTTGTAATAGATAAGCCTGTAAATGTAATTATAAAAGGTGGAACCAATGTAAAAAATGCTCCACCAATAGATTATGTTAAAAATATTACCTTAGATATATTGAGTAAAATGGGATATTGTGGTAATGTCGATATAATTAAAAGGGGATTCTATCCAGAAGGAGGAGGGGAGGTTAAATTAAAAATAAGGCCATCGACATTAAAACCTGTGGATTTAGTGGAGCTCACCAATAATAAGTATGTTGAAGGCATAGTTTTTAACCAGAATTTAGATGAAAGTATTTCAAAGAGAATTAGAAAATCTGCAACAGATGTGCTTATGAAAAACGGCTATATGGCAAATATAAAAATAGAAAACACAAAAGGCATATCCACGGGTGTTGGGATATTTTTAAAATGTGGAACAGTAGGAGCTCAGTGTTTAGGTGAAAGGGGTTTAAGGTCTGAAATGGTTGGAAAAATTGCAGTGGAAAATTTATTAAGTGAAATAAAAACAGGCATGGCATTGGATAAATACATGGGAGACCAGATAATACCCTTTTTATATTATTCCAAATCCACTGTTGGAGTTTCTGAGATTACAAACCATACTTTGACAAACATATATGTGGTTGAAAGATTTTTGGATGTGAAATTTAATATCTCAAAATACTGCAAAAATAATTGCAACGGATATTTGATAAAATGCGATGAGAATAAGCAATAA
- a CDS encoding M42 family metallopeptidase: MAVIDYLKELSTAEGISGREDNIRNIMEKELKKYCDEVYTDKLGNLIAKKGNKGPKIMFAAHMDEIGLMVKYIDENGFLKFTKIGGINDQMLLNQKVIVHTDKGNIVGVLGSKPPHKMKESERNKLINYEDMFIDIGAKNREDAQKMGVEIGSWISFKSDFDELGNNRVSCKSFDNRAGCAVLLEVAKELSEKELNCQVYFVGTVQEEVGLKGARTSAFGINPDVAFALDVTICGDHPGIKLEDAPIELGKGPAVGIIDASGRGLIAHPKVLKMVKEVSNKYNISVQYEVGEGGTTDATAIYLTREGIPTGVISVPSRYIHTPVEVIDTKDLNETVKLVSSCIKELPNYFQ; the protein is encoded by the coding sequence ATGGCTGTAATTGATTATTTAAAAGAATTATCCACAGCAGAAGGTATTTCAGGAAGGGAAGATAATATAAGAAATATAATGGAAAAAGAACTTAAAAAATACTGTGATGAAGTATATACCGATAAACTTGGAAACTTAATAGCAAAAAAAGGAAATAAAGGACCTAAAATAATGTTTGCAGCACATATGGATGAAATTGGATTAATGGTTAAATATATTGATGAAAACGGATTCTTAAAATTTACAAAAATAGGTGGAATAAACGACCAGATGCTTTTGAATCAGAAGGTAATTGTCCATACAGATAAAGGAAATATAGTAGGCGTTTTAGGTTCAAAACCACCACATAAAATGAAAGAGAGTGAAAGAAACAAATTAATAAACTATGAGGATATGTTTATAGATATTGGGGCAAAAAATAGGGAAGACGCTCAAAAAATGGGTGTAGAGATAGGTTCATGGATTTCATTTAAATCAGATTTTGACGAGCTCGGTAATAATAGGGTTTCCTGTAAATCATTTGATAACAGGGCAGGATGTGCCGTTTTATTGGAAGTTGCAAAAGAATTAAGTGAAAAGGAATTAAACTGTCAGGTGTATTTCGTTGGAACTGTTCAGGAAGAGGTTGGATTAAAGGGTGCAAGAACATCGGCTTTTGGCATTAATCCAGATGTGGCATTTGCACTCGATGTAACAATATGTGGAGACCATCCAGGTATAAAACTTGAAGATGCTCCTATTGAATTGGGAAAAGGTCCAGCAGTAGGTATAATCGATGCTTCGGGAAGAGGTTTAATTGCTCATCCAAAGGTTTTAAAAATGGTAAAAGAGGTATCAAATAAGTATAATATATCTGTTCAGTATGAGGTTGGAGAAGGAGGAACAACAGACGCTACTGCAATATATCTAACACGAGAAGGTATTCCTACGGGAGTTATTTCAGTTCCTTCCAGATATATACATACACCTGTTGAGGTAATTGATACCAAAGATTTAAATGAAACTGTTAAGTTGGTGAGCTCCTGTATTAAGGAATTACCTAACTATTTCCAATAG
- a CDS encoding B12-binding domain-containing radical SAM protein: protein MKNVALIYPNKFKGGISCLAMHILYYHLNKYHDINCNMYFIENYEEIRNNNAIIITLQYENDYFNVVNIITKLRQNNPNAIFIGGGPCAMANPLPLANFFDAFVIGEIEGTNIMHELIHGKTDLDGVYYPKFDGVNKEDFRRIKRIYPKKITTEDYPTNQFTHPSGAYGNAFLLEIGRGCPRRCKFCMAKSIYYPPRFRKLDDLKYLVDEGLKHTKTNKIALISPSVGDYKHIIELCQYIKEKNENISISPSSLRADTIKDELLKILNLKTLTIAPEAGSERLREYIKKDISYEDISNALDIAKNNKIDKIKLYYMVGLPTETKEDIEEIITLSKNIKKNFRKVEISVNPFIPKPYSEFENEPFNLESKNNIKYIEKSLRKSNVKVNYENFNAMVIQCVLCRGGAELGNLLKNYNKPIQFLKYLKKNDMLSDYLM from the coding sequence ATGAAAAATGTAGCTCTAATTTATCCAAACAAATTTAAAGGGGGCATATCCTGCTTAGCTATGCATATCTTATATTATCATTTAAATAAATACCACGATATAAATTGCAATATGTATTTTATTGAAAATTACGAAGAGATAAGGAATAACAACGCCATAATTATCACACTCCAATATGAAAACGATTATTTTAATGTGGTCAATATAATAACTAAATTAAGACAAAACAACCCAAATGCTATTTTTATAGGTGGCGGTCCCTGTGCAATGGCAAATCCTTTACCATTAGCCAATTTTTTTGATGCCTTTGTAATTGGTGAAATTGAAGGCACGAATATTATGCATGAGCTCATACATGGAAAAACTGATTTGGATGGAGTATATTATCCAAAATTTGATGGGGTAAATAAAGAAGATTTTAGAAGGATAAAGCGAATTTACCCAAAAAAAATAACCACAGAGGATTATCCAACAAACCAATTTACTCATCCATCTGGTGCTTATGGGAATGCCTTTTTGCTTGAAATAGGTAGGGGATGCCCGAGAAGATGCAAATTTTGTATGGCAAAAAGCATATATTACCCGCCGAGATTTAGAAAACTTGATGACTTAAAGTATCTTGTAGATGAAGGTTTAAAGCATACAAAAACAAATAAAATTGCGTTAATATCCCCATCTGTTGGAGATTATAAACATATAATTGAGTTATGCCAATACATTAAAGAAAAGAATGAAAATATTTCAATATCTCCATCATCGTTAAGGGCAGATACTATAAAAGATGAGCTCCTAAAAATACTCAATCTCAAAACCCTTACAATAGCACCCGAAGCAGGAAGCGAGAGATTAAGAGAATATATAAAAAAGGACATATCTTATGAAGATATTTCAAATGCTTTGGATATTGCAAAAAATAACAAAATTGATAAGATAAAATTATACTATATGGTTGGACTACCAACTGAAACCAAAGAGGATATTGAAGAGATAATAACATTATCCAAAAACATCAAAAAGAATTTTAGAAAGGTGGAAATAAGCGTAAATCCATTTATTCCAAAACCCTATTCTGAATTTGAAAACGAACCATTTAATTTAGAATCAAAAAATAATATAAAGTATATTGAGAAATCCCTAAGAAAATCCAATGTAAAAGTAAATTATGAGAATTTTAACGCTATGGTTATCCAGTGTGTTTTATGTCGTGGTGGTGCTGAGCTCGGGAATTTACTAAAAAATTACAATAAGCCTATACAGTTTTTGAAGTATTTGAAAAAGAATGATATGTTAAGTGATTATTTAATGTAA
- a CDS encoding YkgJ family cysteine cluster protein: MEKIKPDTKGIAWTCLMCGKCCDSPTVTKKDIANISGYLKIPFEETVKKYLTYFDGTYGELKEVKGKCIFLKDNKCSIYKVRPLICRLRPYSPQLKNGKLILTYDGWFLNNCPGLFIGNLPVEEEYLKYGALVVKYLGEEQPTPDELFKNFKKRNKKLNKKNK; encoded by the coding sequence ATGGAAAAAATTAAACCTGATACAAAAGGTATAGCCTGGACATGTTTAATGTGTGGAAAGTGTTGTGATTCTCCAACAGTAACAAAAAAGGACATAGCAAATATAAGCGGATATTTAAAAATACCTTTTGAAGAAACTGTTAAGAAATATTTAACATATTTTGATGGCACATACGGTGAATTAAAAGAGGTTAAAGGCAAATGTATATTTTTAAAGGATAATAAATGCTCCATATATAAGGTAAGACCTTTAATTTGTAGGTTAAGACCTTATTCTCCACAGTTAAAAAATGGAAAATTAATATTAACCTACGATGGATGGTTTTTAAATAATTGTCCAGGTTTATTTATTGGTAATTTACCTGTTGAAGAGGAATATTTAAAATACGGAGCTCTTGTTGTTAAATATTTAGGAGAAGAACAACCTACGCCTGATGAATTATTTAAAAATTTTAAAAAAAGAAATAAAAAATTAAATAAAAAGAATAAATAA
- a CDS encoding archease → MFEYFETMADMGIIARGDTLEEAFKESAKALSNLMVNLNTVEKKIKRKIEVNSEDLYSLLYDFLTELLIIMDSEQLVFSDFDIKIYKKEGNNNDNEHGKEHDKYNSENEKYILKCVAYGEKLNKEKHETKEEVKAITYHKMEIKKENNEYVIKYIVDL, encoded by the coding sequence ATGTTTGAATACTTTGAAACTATGGCAGATATGGGTATTATTGCCCGAGGAGATACACTTGAAGAGGCGTTTAAGGAATCTGCAAAAGCATTATCTAACCTGATGGTAAATCTAAATACCGTTGAAAAGAAAATTAAAAGGAAAATCGAAGTAAATTCCGAGGATTTATACAGTTTGTTATATGATTTTTTAACGGAGCTCCTAATAATAATGGATAGTGAGCAGTTGGTATTTTCAGATTTTGATATTAAAATATATAAAAAAGAAGGAAATAATAATGATAATGAACATGGCAAAGAACATGATAAATACAACTCAGAAAACGAAAAATATATTTTAAAATGTGTGGCTTATGGTGAAAAACTAAATAAAGAAAAACACGAAACTAAGGAAGAGGTAAAAGCCATAACATACCATAAAATGGAAATTAAAAAAGAAAATAACGAATATGTTATAAAATATATTGTAGATTTGTAA
- the artE gene encoding archaeosortase family protein ArtE, with the protein MTNSKNNIKFLIKYFLFCIILFLILRPFGDKLINLVAYQSYLILNLFTNASYNGCYIYLNNLKIEIIGACTGLELIAVYLASVLILSRNIKEVIVGLSLSPFVYFGNILRIVLIGIFGMLFVDKLHIIHDIVGYITFPTVAIIALLIYLKILNKMRENDDSRRKSRRKKNN; encoded by the coding sequence ATAACAAATTCAAAAAATAATATTAAATTTCTTATTAAGTATTTTCTATTTTGTATTATTCTATTTTTAATTTTAAGACCTTTTGGGGATAAATTAATAAACCTTGTGGCATATCAAAGTTATTTGATTTTAAATTTATTCACAAATGCTTCATATAATGGGTGCTATATTTATTTAAATAACCTAAAAATAGAAATAATAGGAGCATGCACAGGTTTAGAATTGATTGCGGTGTATTTGGCATCGGTATTAATATTATCGAGAAATATAAAAGAAGTGATTGTTGGACTTTCATTGTCGCCATTTGTTTATTTCGGAAATATTTTAAGAATAGTGTTGATAGGAATTTTTGGGATGTTATTCGTTGATAAATTACATATTATACATGATATTGTTGGATATATAACATTTCCAACAGTGGCTATAATTGCATTATTGATTTATTTAAAAATACTTAATAAAATGAGGGAAAATGATGATAGCAGAAGGAAAAGTAGAAGAAAGAAAAATAATTGA
- the thiL gene encoding thiamine-phosphate kinase, whose amino-acid sequence MDELDIIKTIFSNIKYTGNAVKSIGDDCAVFKLGNQYLTITTDMMFKSTHFPEILTPFQIGMRVITANVSDIAAMCAKPLGIVVSMGFDYPKKAFIEELIRGMDFIAKEYECPIVGGDTNKSKELTLCGTAFGITDNPVYRENGEIGDDIVITNNIGRVYCGFKILEMKNKGIINKNTFKNLLNEYPSIVKKLTEPKARVKEGVAINKYITSCCDISDGLGKDLKYMGNFEISSKKLLNAVPKDVVEFCTKFDLNPVDVALNSGEEWELLFTTKRYNNVEEELSKLGTKSIKIGKIIDNGCYIDGNTFKFGGYVHRWSK is encoded by the coding sequence ATGGATGAATTAGATATTATAAAAACGATATTTAGCAACATAAAATATACAGGAAATGCTGTAAAATCTATTGGAGATGATTGTGCAGTTTTTAAATTGGGAAATCAGTATTTAACAATTACAACAGACATGATGTTTAAATCTACACATTTTCCAGAGATTTTAACTCCATTTCAAATTGGTATGAGAGTAATTACGGCGAATGTATCAGATATAGCTGCAATGTGTGCTAAACCTTTGGGAATTGTGGTTTCAATGGGTTTTGATTATCCAAAAAAGGCATTTATAGAAGAACTTATAAGAGGGATGGATTTTATAGCAAAGGAATATGAATGTCCTATTGTTGGGGGGGATACAAACAAATCAAAGGAGCTCACCTTGTGTGGAACTGCCTTTGGGATTACGGATAACCCAGTATATAGGGAAAATGGAGAAATTGGGGATGATATAGTAATTACAAATAATATTGGAAGGGTTTATTGCGGGTTTAAAATACTTGAAATGAAAAATAAAGGAATAATCAATAAAAATACTTTTAAAAATCTTTTAAATGAATATCCGAGCATTGTAAAAAAATTAACTGAACCTAAGGCAAGAGTTAAAGAGGGAGTGGCTATAAATAAATACATCACTTCCTGCTGTGATATATCGGATGGTCTTGGAAAGGATTTAAAATATATGGGAAACTTTGAAATATCTTCAAAAAAACTTTTAAATGCTGTTCCAAAGGATGTGGTAGAATTTTGCACTAAATTTGATTTAAATCCAGTAGATGTAGCTTTAAATAGTGGTGAAGAATGGGAGCTCCTATTCACAACAAAAAGATATAATAATGTCGAGGAGGAGCTCAGCAAGTTAGGCACTAAATCAATAAAAATAGGAAAAATTATAGATAATGGATGTTATATAGATGGTAATACATTTAAATTTGGAGGGTATGTTCATAGGTGGTCTAAATAA
- a CDS encoding phosphatase PAP2 family protein, with protein sequence MKMIITRLITYPTAYVMWGGMMWYSQIISPFDFTSYLHYIPLCNANFYHLLQTSPYFLIEFFRIIYLYSFTFCIVGGIGYYLIVKRDYLKSDVILIDIALGWLIAGLIYTFFVVQSPFQVGVANDLTHDSLLWIFTKPTYEIPSLHTAYSVLMALHFKDEKSKIKYLFYALGILIPISTLFMGQHWIVDVITGIIFAYILYKLPKNIHLRIHDAINVLSGCYGIKKIK encoded by the coding sequence ATGAAGATGATAATAACAAGATTAATTACCTATCCTACTGCCTATGTTATGTGGGGAGGAATGATGTGGTATTCCCAAATAATTTCCCCCTTTGATTTTACTTCTTATTTACATTATATCCCATTATGCAATGCCAATTTTTATCATCTTCTTCAAACTTCGCCCTATTTTTTAATAGAGTTTTTTAGAATAATTTATTTGTATTCATTTACATTTTGCATAGTTGGAGGAATTGGTTATTATTTAATTGTAAAAAGGGATTATCTAAAATCAGATGTGATATTAATAGATATTGCACTTGGATGGCTTATAGCAGGTTTGATATATACCTTTTTTGTAGTTCAATCTCCATTTCAAGTTGGTGTTGCTAATGATTTAACGCATGATAGTTTATTGTGGATATTTACAAAGCCCACCTATGAAATTCCTTCCTTACATACGGCATATTCTGTTCTTATGGCATTGCATTTTAAGGATGAAAAAAGTAAGATAAAATATTTATTTTATGCACTTGGCATATTAATTCCAATATCTACATTATTTATGGGACAGCACTGGATAGTTGATGTAATTACTGGAATAATATTTGCATATATTCTTTATAAATTGCCTAAAAATATCCATTTAAGGATACATGATGCTATTAATGTGTTATCTGGATGTTATGGAATTAAAAAAATAAAATAA